GAACAGCGAATTGACCAGCGGCTTGCCCCATTCGCTCTTGGCGGCGAAATCGAAATCGATGTGCAGCGGCTGCGGGTTCAGGGTCATGACCGAAAACAGCATGTTGTCGCTTTCGGTGACCGTTTTGCGCAGCGTGTGCTGGAAGACATGGCCGACGACAAACTCATCCAGGTAAAGCCCAGCCATGGCCGATGTCCTCCGTTTCCGTTGTTTGATAGGCGCTGCAAGCCGGGCCATCAAGCGGGTTAATGAATATGGTGAACCGTTCGTAAACCATTTCTGCCTACCCTCCGTAACGGGGCCGGAAACATCTGGCAGGGGGCGTAAGCAGGCGGCATGGTTGTCTCGCATTTCTTGAAATGGATCTACACGGCGCGAGTCTCGGAGCGGGCCGCCGCAGCCAGCGCGCTGGCCCGTGCCTACATCAATTCCGACCTGCCGTTCGAGGATCGCTGTGCCGCAGAAGCTGCGCTGACGCTGCTGCTTGATGACGCGTCGTCCAAGGTGCGGCTGGCCATCGCCGAAGCGCTGTCCATGAGCCATCACGCCCCGTTGCAGATCATCAGCGCACTGGCCTCCGACCAACCGGAAGTCGCAAGCCTGGTGCTGGCACGTTCGCCGCTGCTCACCGATGCCGACCTGATCGACCGTGTGGCCTCCAGCCAGAAGGCGACGCAGAAACTCATCGCCGATCGGCCTGTCGTCTCCATGGCGCTTTCGGCGGCCATCGCGGAGATCGGCGAGGCCGATGCCTGCGCAGTGCTCCTCGCTAACAGCGGCGCCGACATCGCGTCGCTCAGCTTCCGCCGCATTGCCGAGCGTCATGGACATCTGCCCCTGGTGCGCGAGGCGCTGATTGCCGACGCGCGCCTGCCCGCCGACTGCCGGCACATGCTGCTGGTCAAGCTTGGCGAGACGCTCAAGGGATCGCCGCTGGTGATGGCGCTGATGGGCGCAGCCAGGGCCGATCGCGTCATGCGCGACGCATGCGTGAAGGCCTCGGTGACGTTGATCGAAGGCACGCGCCAGGAAGAGCATGCGGCGCTGATCGAGCATCTGCGCCTGCGCGGCGACCTGACCGCAAGTTTCATCATCCGGACGATCGCGCATGGCAAGGTCGACTTCTTCGGCTCCACTTTGGTCGCGCTTTCCCAGCAGTCCGAGCAAAGGGTGCGGGCGCTGCTGGCCGGCGGGCACGATGTTGCGCTGCAGGCGCTGTTCCGCGGCGCGGGCCTTGCCGCCGCCACCCACGCCATCATCCTGCGGGCGCTAAAGATCTGGCGCGAGGTCGCCAATGGCAAACGCATCGCCGGGGTACAGGAAGTCAGCTGGCTGATGCTCAAGGAATTGGGCGGGCAGTCCGCGGAGGGCGATCTCGTCGCACTGGTCAAGTCGATCCATCTTGATGCGCTGCGCGAAAACGCCCGGGGACATGCGCTGGCTATAGCTGCCGCCTAACCTCGATCCTTCGCGAAGAAATCCGGAAAATCCTCGATCGCGGCGGCGATGATGCGCAGCGAGGCGGCGACCTGCAGCATTTCGCCCGCATTGCTTCGCTGCGCGATGCCGGCTGCGTATTGCCTGGCGACGGTGACGGTCGATGTCTGCGGTTCGCCCGGCCGCCGGAAGAGCAGCTCGCGTGCCAGCCCACGCAGAAAATTCGAGACCGAGAGGGCCGTTTCGGACGGCAGGGTGGCACTCTGCAATGCGTGGCGCAGATGCAGGATTTCGATGCCGACGGTGACAGCGGCGATGCTGCCATCCAGAACCGCATCGCCCTTCTTTCCGGTGCGTTGCGTCTGCGACATAAGCTGGTTGACCCGATCATAGGCAAGGCTCTCGAAAGCGGTGCGCCTCGGCACGCGCTCATGCAGGCAGAGGCGCGCCAGGTCTTCGCGCATCACGCGTACGATGCGGTTGACGAAGACCCATGGATCGGAGGGCAGCACGACGATGAAGACGCCGATCGCCAGCAGGATGCCGACCAGTATCGATGCGCAACCTGCCAGGAAAGGCCCGGGATCGTAGGTCATCGCCTGATGCGGGCTGAGGAAGGCCAGGAAATTGATGGCAAAGGCGGTGGCGACGCCGACGTAGCGCGGATTGGCCATCGCCAGCGCGGCTGGCACCAGGATCGGCACGACAAAGACCATGAACCAGCCGAAGCCGGGCAAGGCGGGCAGCGCGATCTGGCCGACAAGGAAGGCAAAGGGCAGGGCAAGCAAGGTGCCTTTGAAGAAACCCCAGGCCACTTGCACCGGGTCGGGACGGGCGGCAAACAGGCTGGAGACGACGGAGACGAGGATGACTGTGCCCGCCGCTTCGGACCATTTCGTCGTCAGCCAGAAGGCAGCGACCAGCAGGGTGGCCAGTGCCGCGCGCACGGCGTTGCGCGAGGCCGCCTGGTAATCGCGGTGCACCACCAGCGCCGGCTGCTTGCGCACGCGCGCCGAGCGCGAGGCGGGAGCGCGCAGGGCATCGAGGCCACGCAGCACCTGCTTCAAGGCTTCGGCGAAATCGGCGGCGATGGTGAGGCGCGTGATGGTGCCAAGCCTCTCATCGGCTTGTCCGTCCGGCATGTCCGGCATCTGCCTTGCCCTGGCGGCGATGACGTCGAGCCGCGCCACCCACGGCGTGATATCATCGAGAGCGCCTGGTTTGGCCGCGAGTTCGCCGACCAGTGCATGCAGGTCGGCGCGCACCGGAATAAGCGCCGCGTTTTTCGGTGCGGCATGGGCATGCAGCGCGCGTGCCGCCGAGAGGGCTGACAGCAACTGGCCGATGGTGCGCCGGACTGGATGTGCTCGGGTCGCCAGGCTCGGTGCTTCCAGCCTGGCATAGACGCGCATTTCGCCGAGAGTCTCGGCCTCGGCGATCAGCTTTCGGTGCAGGTCGGCCAGTACCGCCGCATCGCGGCCGGAGAAGGCGCCGGCGGCATAGACGGCGAGATCGAGAATGCTGCGCTTCAGCCTTTCGATGATGGCCTCGCCCGCCAGCTTGGGCAGGATCAACCGGCTGGTAACGCCGGCGCAGACGATGCCAAGCACGATTTCCGCGCAGCGCGCGACGGCGAGATCGACCACGACATGCGGTTGTCCGAAAGCCGGCAAGCCGATGATCATCGCCGTGTAGCCGGCGAGTGCCGCGCCATAGGCCTCGGGATTGCGCAGCAGTGATGAGACAAAGGTGCTGATGCCGATCCAGACCGCAAGTACCGTCACCAGCAGCCACGGATCGGGACCGAAGACGATGGTGATGCCGATCGCCGCCAGCCCGCCGGCCAAGGTGCCGAGCAAACGGTAGAAGCCCTTGGCCAGCACCATGCCCGCCACCGGCTGGGCAACGATGAACACAGTCATCATTGCCCATTGCGGATGGTCGAGCTTGAGCTCGTAGGCAGCCAGAAGCGCAATCAGCCCGGCCGAAACGGTTCTAAGAGCAAAAATCCAGTCCGAGCGCGTCGGTCGCGTCAGGTCGGCGAACCTTGTCCCGACATAATCTTTCAGCCGCGCCCATATCACATGCCCGACTCCGCACCCGTTACGGACAAGGTAGAGCAGCGGGCGCTCAGATATCCAGCACTTCCGTCTCGGCGAATTCGGCGCGTTCCTGGATGAAGCGGAAACGGGCTTCGGGCTTGGTACCCATCAGCGCGTCGACGGCGTCCTTGGTCGCGGCCTCTGCGTCGATCACATCCACCCTGAGCAACGTGCGCTTTCTGGGGTCCATGGTGGTTTCCTTCAGCTGCGAGGCCATCATCTCGCCCAGGCCCTTGAAGCGGCCGAGCTCGACCTTGCCGCGACCGGTGAACTCCGTGCGCAGCAACTCGTCCTTGTGGGCATCGTCGCGGGCATAGGCGACCTTGCCGCCCTGCCGGATCGAGTAGAGCGGTGGCACCGCCAGATAGAGATGGCCGCCGTGAACCAGCGACGGCATTTCCTGATAGAAGAAGGTGATCAGCAGCGAGGCGATATGGGCGCCGTCGACGTCGGCGTCGGTCATGATGATGACCCGGTCGTAGCGCAAATCCTCGTCGCGGTATTTCGAGCGCGTGCCGCAGCCGAGTGCCTGGATCAGGTCGGAGATCTGCTGGTTGGCCGCGAGCTTGTCGTTGCCGGCGCTGGCGACGTTGAGGATCTTTCCGCGCAGCGGCAGCACCGCCTGGCTGGCGCGGTCGCGCGCCTGCTTGGCCGAGCCGCCGGCCGAATCGCCTTCGACGATGAAGAGTTCGGCACCCGCCGCCGCGTTCTGGGTGCAGTCGGCGAGCTTGCCGGGAAGGCGCAATTTGCGCACGGCGCTCTTGCGCGACACTTCCTTTTCCTGGCGGCGGCGCACCCGCTCGTCGGCGCGCGCAATCACCCATTCCAGCAGCTTCGATGCTTCCTGCGGATTGTCAGCCAGCCAGTGGTCGAACGGGTCGCGGATCGCGCTCTCGACAATTCGAACTGCCTCGATCGTCGCCAGCCTGTCCTTGGTCTGGCCGACGAATTCCGGTTCGCGGATGAACACCGACAGCATGCCTGCCGCTGAAATCATCACGTCTTCCGAGGTGACGATCGAGGCGCGCTTGTTGCCGACGAGATCGGCATAAGCGCGCAGCCCGCGCGTCAGCACGTTGCGGAAGCCGGCCTCATGCGTGCCGCCTTCGCCGGTCGGGATGGTGTTGCAGTAGGAATTGATGAAGCCGTCGCCGCCGAACCAGGTCACCGCCCATTCCAACGCGCCGTGGCCGCCTTGTTTCTCGGTCTTGCCAGCGAAGATTTCCCTGGTGACCTGGAATTCGTCGCCGAGCGAGGCCTTCAGGTAGTCCTTGAGGCCGCCGGGGAAATGGAACGTCGCCTTGGCCGGCGTCGTGTCCTTTTCCCTGATCAGCGATGGATCGCAGGTCCAGCGGATTTCGACGCCGCCGAACAGATAGGCTTTCGACCGCGTCATGCGGTAGAGCCGCGCCGGCTCGAACGCCGCGCCCTTGCCGAAGATCTGCTCGTCGGGATGGAAGCGGATCTTGGTGCCGCGCCGGTTGTGCACTTCGCCGAGCTGCTCAAGCCCGGTCACCGGAACGCCGCGCGAAAAACGCTGGCGGTAGAGCTGACGCCCACGCGCCACCTCGACCTCGAGATGATCCGAAAGCGCGTTGACGACGGAGACACCGACGCCATGCAGGCCGCCCGAGGTCTCATAGACCTTCGAGTCGAACTTGCCGCCGGAATGCAGCGTCGTCATGATGACTTCGAGCGCCGGCTTCTTGAATTTCGGGTGCGGATCGACCGGGATGCCGCGACCATTGTCGGTGACGGCGAGATAGCCGTCGGCGGACAACTCCACGTCGATGAAGGTCGCGTGGCCGGCGACCGCCTCGTCCATCGAGTTGTCGATGACCTCGGCGAACAAATGATGCATCGCCTTGTCGTCGGTGCCACCGATATACATGCCTGGACGCCGCCGTACCGGCTCAAGGCCTTCAAGCACCTCGATGTCGGCGGCACTATAGCTGTCGCTGGCATCACGCGATGGCGCTGGGCGTTTCGCTGCCTGCACCAGCGGATCCGCCGGGCGCGCCGGTGCACGAACCGGTTGCGGCTGCTTGCCCAGGTTGCCGAAAAGATCGTTGCTGTCGTCCATGCCTGTCCGGGTACCGATACTGCGAATCACCCCGCAATACTGCCACGCTTTTGCAGCGTAGGCGACGGAGGTTCCTGTTACGTTCGAGGATTTGACCCCCTCTTAACCCAAAACCATTCGATAACCAAGCAGGCGGAAATAGGTCGAATGCCGCCGAGCAAGATTCCTCATTCTTTAACAATGCCGCCTAGCGTGAGCCCAACAAAACAAGAAACTGCGGGCATCAGGGGTTTCGGCGTGAGGGGCAAGGCCATAACGATGATCGGCATCGCCGCCGTTTTCGGCGCGATCTCGATCTTTGCCGCCGATTTCTGGGTCAAGAGCCAGGCCAGGACCGGCGCCGAGGAAAGAACGGCGTCGATCGCCGCTCCGGAGACGCCGAAGGTCGAGTTCAAGACCATCGTGGTGGCGAGTGCTCCGTTGCGCTACGGCATGCCGGTGGAGCGGGGACAACTGGCCGAAATCCCTTGGCCGCAGGACTCCCTGCCGCAGGGCGCATTCGCCACCGTTGATGCGCTGATGGCTGACGGCAATCGTGTCGTGCTGTCGCCGATTGAAATCAACGAACCGCTGCTGCTCGCCAAACTGTCGGGACCGAACGGCCGCGCGACGCTTTCCAACATGCTGTCGCCCGGAATGCGGGCGGTGACCATCCGCACCGACGAAATCGCTGGGGTTGGCGGTTTCGTCACACCCGGCGACCGGGTCGATGTCGTTCTGATCCGTGACGCCGGCGAAATCCAGGAAGTGGCCAAGAACGCGCAAGGGGCGGCGGGATCGACCATCACCTCGGAAATCGTCGTGGCCGACGCCAAGGTGCTGACCGTCGGGCAAGGCGCCGACGTGCGCCAGACCACGCCGCAAATTGCCAATTCCGTGACCATCGAGGTGACAACGGAGGGAGCCCGCAAAGTCGCGCTTGCCCGCACCGTCGGCACGCTGTCGCTGTCGCTTCGCTCGGCCAGCGACAGCATTGTCGGCAAGGACGGGGTCACCACCATCTCAGCCTTTGGCGGATCGGTCGCCTCCGGTGTCAAGGCGACCGCTGTTACGGTGTTCGACGCTGTGGCCAAAGAGCCCGAGGGTCCAAAATTCAAGAAGATCATCGTGACCCGCGGCACGCAGGTCGAGGAATACCAGGTGCCTTCGCGGGACCAGAAATAGAGGCCGGCATGTACCGGACAGGGACGAGACAATGTTGGCGCTGATCATGCATGGGATGACGAAACGACTGCGTCTGGCGCGCGCCCTGGCGATAGCGGCTTCGCTTGCCGCTGCCGGGATGCTGGCTGTTGGCGCGCCAGCCCGGGCGAGCAATGACATTGTCTATGTGTCGTCGACCAAGAATGCGTCGGTCAAGGTGGCCAAGGGCAAGCCGAAGACCATCATCACCAGCGCCGCCTTCTACCAGATCGTGATCGGCGACCCCGACATCGCCAACGTCAACCCGTTGACCGACAAGTCCTTCTACGTGCTCGGCAACAATCTGGGCACCACCGGTATCGCGCTGTTCGACGAGAAAAAGCAGCTGGTGGGCACCATCGACATCGAAGTCACGCTCGATACCGACCAGCTGGCCAGCACGATCCGCGCCGCCGTGCCGGACGCCAACATCAAGGTCGGTTCCGCCAATGGCCGCGTCGTGCTGTCGGGCGACGCTGATGATGCCGTTGCCGCCGACAAGGCAAACAAGATCGCGACGCGCTTCTCCGGCAAGGAAGAGGTGATCAACTCCGTCAACATCTCGTCGTCGCAGCAGGTCCAGCTCAACGTCCGCTTCGTCGAGATCAACAGGCAGGCGGGACAGCAACTGGGCGCGAAATACGCCGCCAATTTCGCCTATGGACTGGGTGGGCGCAGCGTCCAGATCGATCCGGGTACTGTTCCGGCCGCGGGCACCGGCGAAATCATCGGGCGGTTGCTGTCGAACGGCGTTTCGATCGACATTGCAATCCAGGCACTGGAAAACAAAGGCCTTGCGCGACGGTTGGCCGAGCCGAACCTGATCGCTCGCTCTGGCCAGACGGCAAGCTTTCTCGCCGGCGGCGAGTTTCCGATCCCTGTTTCCGAGGACAATGGCAAGATATCAGTCAGCTACAAGAAATATGGCGTCAGCCTGGATTTTACACCGACCGTTCTGAAAGACGGGCTGGTCAGCCTGGACATCGCACCGGAAGTCTCCTCGATCGACGCATCGGCTTCCTACAATATTGGCAATATCTCGGTTCCAGGGTTCATCGTACGCCGCGCCAGGACGTCGGTGGATCTGAAGAACGGCCAGAGTTTCATGATCGCCGGCCTGCTGCAGGACCAGAACGATATCACGACATCGCGCATTCCTGGCCTTGGCAAACTGCCGGTGCTCGGCTCACTGTTCTCCTCGAAGTCCTATCAGCGACGTGAGACCGATCTGGTCATCATTGTCACGCCCTATCTGGTCAAGCCGGTCGACCCGTCGAAAAAGATGGCGGAGCCAACCGACGGCACGCTGCCGCCGAGCAACGCTGACTATTTTCTCAACAACACGGACGAAGTGAAGGCGTCCGACGCCAACCGATCGCTGGCAATGGCGAGCGGAAGTGTCGTGCAGCCGGCCACTGTCACCACCGTCGGTCATTTCCTCGACCTGCCGAAGGATTGAAGCCATGCGCGGGATCTCGAGATCGAGCATCGCCTTGCTGCTGGCCGGCCTCGCCGGCGGTTGCACCAGCGACGACTATCAGCGCACCGAGGGGCCGACCTTGGCTGCCGGCAATGCGCAGGCAGCCAACACCGTCGTGCAGATGGTCGACCCGTGGAAATACGGCGTCCAGAACACGAAGCTCCTGGTGCCGGCAAAGCGTGACGCTCCAGCGACCGGCGGCACTGACCCGGCGGCTGCTGCGAAAACGTCACAATCGACCGCAAGCGACTGATTCATTGGCGACTTATTTGATTG
The nucleotide sequence above comes from Mesorhizobium shangrilense. Encoded proteins:
- a CDS encoding type II and III secretion system protein family protein, with the protein product MLAVGAPARASNDIVYVSSTKNASVKVAKGKPKTIITSAAFYQIVIGDPDIANVNPLTDKSFYVLGNNLGTTGIALFDEKKQLVGTIDIEVTLDTDQLASTIRAAVPDANIKVGSANGRVVLSGDADDAVAADKANKIATRFSGKEEVINSVNISSSQQVQLNVRFVEINRQAGQQLGAKYAANFAYGLGGRSVQIDPGTVPAAGTGEIIGRLLSNGVSIDIAIQALENKGLARRLAEPNLIARSGQTASFLAGGEFPIPVSEDNGKISVSYKKYGVSLDFTPTVLKDGLVSLDIAPEVSSIDASASYNIGNISVPGFIVRRARTSVDLKNGQSFMIAGLLQDQNDITTSRIPGLGKLPVLGSLFSSKSYQRRETDLVIIVTPYLVKPVDPSKKMAEPTDGTLPPSNADYFLNNTDEVKASDANRSLAMASGSVVQPATVTTVGHFLDLPKD
- a CDS encoding DUF2336 domain-containing protein; the encoded protein is MVVSHFLKWIYTARVSERAAAASALARAYINSDLPFEDRCAAEAALTLLLDDASSKVRLAIAEALSMSHHAPLQIISALASDQPEVASLVLARSPLLTDADLIDRVASSQKATQKLIADRPVVSMALSAAIAEIGEADACAVLLANSGADIASLSFRRIAERHGHLPLVREALIADARLPADCRHMLLVKLGETLKGSPLVMALMGAARADRVMRDACVKASVTLIEGTRQEEHAALIEHLRLRGDLTASFIIRTIAHGKVDFFGSTLVALSQQSEQRVRALLAGGHDVALQALFRGAGLAAATHAIILRALKIWREVANGKRIAGVQEVSWLMLKELGGQSAEGDLVALVKSIHLDALRENARGHALAIAAA
- a CDS encoding FUSC family protein; its protein translation is MIWARLKDYVGTRFADLTRPTRSDWIFALRTVSAGLIALLAAYELKLDHPQWAMMTVFIVAQPVAGMVLAKGFYRLLGTLAGGLAAIGITIVFGPDPWLLVTVLAVWIGISTFVSSLLRNPEAYGAALAGYTAMIIGLPAFGQPHVVVDLAVARCAEIVLGIVCAGVTSRLILPKLAGEAIIERLKRSILDLAVYAAGAFSGRDAAVLADLHRKLIAEAETLGEMRVYARLEAPSLATRAHPVRRTIGQLLSALSAARALHAHAAPKNAALIPVRADLHALVGELAAKPGALDDITPWVARLDVIAARARQMPDMPDGQADERLGTITRLTIAADFAEALKQVLRGLDALRAPASRSARVRKQPALVVHRDYQAASRNAVRAALATLLVAAFWLTTKWSEAAGTVILVSVVSSLFAARPDPVQVAWGFFKGTLLALPFAFLVGQIALPALPGFGWFMVFVVPILVPAALAMANPRYVGVATAFAINFLAFLSPHQAMTYDPGPFLAGCASILVGILLAIGVFIVVLPSDPWVFVNRIVRVMREDLARLCLHERVPRRTAFESLAYDRVNQLMSQTQRTGKKGDAVLDGSIAAVTVGIEILHLRHALQSATLPSETALSVSNFLRGLARELLFRRPGEPQTSTVTVARQYAAGIAQRSNAGEMLQVAASLRIIAAAIEDFPDFFAKDRG
- the parE gene encoding DNA topoisomerase IV subunit B; the protein is MDDSNDLFGNLGKQPQPVRAPARPADPLVQAAKRPAPSRDASDSYSAADIEVLEGLEPVRRRPGMYIGGTDDKAMHHLFAEVIDNSMDEAVAGHATFIDVELSADGYLAVTDNGRGIPVDPHPKFKKPALEVIMTTLHSGGKFDSKVYETSGGLHGVGVSVVNALSDHLEVEVARGRQLYRQRFSRGVPVTGLEQLGEVHNRRGTKIRFHPDEQIFGKGAAFEPARLYRMTRSKAYLFGGVEIRWTCDPSLIREKDTTPAKATFHFPGGLKDYLKASLGDEFQVTREIFAGKTEKQGGHGALEWAVTWFGGDGFINSYCNTIPTGEGGTHEAGFRNVLTRGLRAYADLVGNKRASIVTSEDVMISAAGMLSVFIREPEFVGQTKDRLATIEAVRIVESAIRDPFDHWLADNPQEASKLLEWVIARADERVRRRQEKEVSRKSAVRKLRLPGKLADCTQNAAAGAELFIVEGDSAGGSAKQARDRASQAVLPLRGKILNVASAGNDKLAANQQISDLIQALGCGTRSKYRDEDLRYDRVIIMTDADVDGAHIASLLITFFYQEMPSLVHGGHLYLAVPPLYSIRQGGKVAYARDDAHKDELLRTEFTGRGKVELGRFKGLGEMMASQLKETTMDPRKRTLLRVDVIDAEAATKDAVDALMGTKPEARFRFIQERAEFAETEVLDI
- the cpaB gene encoding Flp pilus assembly protein CpaB; this encodes MRGKAITMIGIAAVFGAISIFAADFWVKSQARTGAEERTASIAAPETPKVEFKTIVVASAPLRYGMPVERGQLAEIPWPQDSLPQGAFATVDALMADGNRVVLSPIEINEPLLLAKLSGPNGRATLSNMLSPGMRAVTIRTDEIAGVGGFVTPGDRVDVVLIRDAGEIQEVAKNAQGAAGSTITSEIVVADAKVLTVGQGADVRQTTPQIANSVTIEVTTEGARKVALARTVGTLSLSLRSASDSIVGKDGVTTISAFGGSVASGVKATAVTVFDAVAKEPEGPKFKKIIVTRGTQVEEYQVPSRDQK